One Catalinimonas alkaloidigena DNA window includes the following coding sequences:
- a CDS encoding DUF4270 family protein, which produces MGYKVGEIDEIGAQTDSFEITISTVLYDPLVSSIPGEGANVSTTSYRSLMAGTVTDPEFGATRAEAFFQLAPVLSKFSIDTAAVYDSMQVYLSYQNFFGDTTGSQTLQFYELQQAPAVGTPYTVVSEGLPYQHDSLLGEMVFDEVLVDSLLKTNTSGLVRVNTNAYGKRIFDFLNSIDSLSGRDEFTAVFPGLALVPKEENGTMHTFGFPTRGSGQVMAEVFYHVPPNDTTARKIQLWLANDSTAYFRVAQSREGTPLAGLQDAGDELQPSATNQKVFSQQVTNIRSRILLGDLARLQDIADEVVIIRADLILRPQLTVGYPLPPPVKLVELREDGSIRSVNNGKTELTIKTNVLSGSQSGVKEIFQYNPAGQLYQIDITDYITTRISSDAERAKDARWDLGLTVAGAPTLNRVVFYGPDSEMAPAQLKVYYVPVMGQ; this is translated from the coding sequence TTGGGATATAAAGTAGGAGAAATCGATGAAATAGGGGCACAGACCGACTCGTTTGAAATTACGATCAGTACGGTCCTATACGATCCTCTTGTCTCTTCCATACCGGGCGAAGGGGCCAACGTCTCTACTACCAGCTACCGCTCGCTTATGGCGGGCACAGTAACCGATCCCGAGTTTGGTGCCACGCGAGCGGAGGCGTTCTTTCAATTGGCGCCGGTCTTGTCTAAATTCAGCATAGACACGGCAGCGGTTTACGACTCCATGCAGGTCTATCTCTCGTACCAGAATTTCTTCGGCGATACGACGGGCAGTCAGACCTTGCAGTTTTACGAGTTGCAGCAAGCGCCTGCGGTCGGTACTCCCTACACGGTAGTGTCGGAAGGTCTTCCCTATCAACACGACTCATTGCTTGGGGAAATGGTGTTCGACGAAGTGCTGGTAGATTCGCTCTTGAAAACCAACACCTCGGGGCTGGTCCGAGTGAATACCAACGCTTACGGAAAGCGCATCTTTGATTTTCTGAACAGCATCGATTCGCTGTCAGGACGCGATGAGTTTACGGCCGTTTTCCCGGGTTTGGCTCTCGTGCCGAAAGAAGAAAACGGGACCATGCACACGTTCGGTTTTCCGACGCGGGGTTCCGGGCAGGTAATGGCCGAGGTGTTTTACCACGTACCTCCCAATGACACCACCGCTCGGAAAATCCAGCTGTGGCTCGCGAACGACAGTACCGCTTATTTCCGCGTTGCTCAGTCGCGCGAAGGCACGCCACTGGCGGGTTTGCAAGACGCCGGTGACGAGTTGCAGCCGAGTGCCACCAACCAAAAAGTATTCTCGCAACAGGTTACCAACATTCGCTCGCGCATTCTACTGGGCGATCTGGCACGCTTGCAAGACATTGCCGACGAAGTCGTGATTATTCGGGCCGACCTGATTTTGCGGCCGCAACTCACCGTCGGTTACCCTCTGCCCCCTCCGGTGAAACTGGTGGAACTGCGGGAAGACGGAAGCATCCGTTCCGTGAACAACGGCAAAACCGAACTCACCATCAAAACCAACGTACTGTCGGGAAGCCAGTCGGGCGTAAAGGAAATCTTTCAATACAACCCCGCCGGGCAGCTGTACCAGATCGACATCACGGACTACATCACCACCCGCATCAGCAGCGACGCAGAACGTGCTAAAGACGCACGCTGGGATCTGGGGCTGACCGTGGCGGGTGCCCCTACTTTGAATCGGGTGGTATTTTATGGTCCCGACAGCGAGATGGCTCCCGCGCAGTTGAAAGTTTACTACGTTCCCGTCATGGGACAATAG
- the glmS gene encoding glutamine--fructose-6-phosphate transaminase (isomerizing) — protein MCGIVAYIGHRDAYPILLQGLKRLEYRGYDSAGVALLNGELRVYKKKGKVEELENTLTDQPTKGTVGIGHTRWATHGEPSDINAHPHVSQSGKIALIHNGIIENYSALRKELTSLGHTFKSETDSEVFVHLIEEIQKNEHCTLEEAVRLALTQVVGAYAIVVVDQDAPQQLVATRKGSPLVIGVGKDEYFLASDASPIIEYTNEVIYLNDQEIATIKDGALSIRNIESIPTTPYIQKLDMELESIEKGGFEHFMLKEIYEQPRSVHDTLRGRVSAKQGHLVLGGLRQYLHTMINAKRIIILGCGTSWHAGLVAEYIFEEFARIPVEVEYASEFRYRNPVIYEGDVVIAISQSGETADTLAAIELAKSKGAIIFGVCNVVGSSIPRVTHEGAYTHAGPEIGVASTKAFTAQVTVLSMMAVMIAYRKGTIKETRFREMLVEFEQLPDKIEKALQLDQQIQYIAEQIKDADNALFLGRGYNFPVALEGALKLKEISYIHAEGYPAAEMKHGPIALIDEAMPVVFIATQDSSYEKIISNIREVKARHGKVIAVVTEGDAEIRHMADHVLEVPAAHEALMPIIAVIPLQLLSYHIAVMRGCNVDQPRNLAKSVTVE, from the coding sequence ATGTGTGGAATTGTTGCTTACATCGGACACCGGGACGCCTATCCCATCCTGCTTCAAGGGCTGAAGCGGTTAGAGTACCGCGGCTACGATAGCGCCGGCGTGGCGTTGCTGAACGGAGAATTGCGGGTATACAAGAAGAAAGGCAAGGTCGAAGAGCTGGAGAATACGCTGACCGATCAGCCTACCAAAGGCACCGTCGGGATTGGCCACACCCGCTGGGCAACCCACGGCGAACCGAGTGACATCAATGCGCACCCGCACGTATCGCAATCCGGCAAAATTGCGCTGATCCACAACGGCATTATCGAGAACTACAGTGCGTTGCGCAAAGAGTTGACTTCCCTGGGACATACGTTCAAAAGTGAAACCGACTCGGAGGTGTTTGTGCACCTGATTGAAGAAATCCAGAAAAACGAGCACTGCACGCTGGAAGAGGCCGTTCGGCTAGCCCTGACACAGGTAGTAGGCGCGTACGCCATTGTGGTGGTCGATCAGGATGCCCCGCAGCAATTGGTAGCGACCCGCAAAGGAAGCCCGCTGGTGATCGGAGTAGGAAAAGACGAGTACTTTCTGGCTTCGGATGCCAGCCCTATCATCGAATACACGAACGAAGTCATCTACCTGAACGATCAAGAGATCGCGACGATCAAAGACGGCGCACTTTCCATCCGCAATATCGAGTCGATCCCGACCACGCCCTACATCCAGAAACTGGACATGGAATTGGAGTCGATCGAAAAGGGAGGGTTTGAGCACTTCATGCTGAAGGAGATTTACGAACAGCCTCGCTCGGTGCACGACACGCTCCGGGGACGCGTCTCGGCCAAACAGGGTCACCTGGTGCTGGGGGGGTTGCGCCAATACCTCCACACCATGATTAACGCCAAGCGCATCATCATCCTGGGTTGTGGTACTTCCTGGCACGCCGGTCTGGTAGCCGAATACATTTTCGAAGAATTTGCACGCATCCCGGTAGAAGTCGAGTATGCGTCGGAGTTTCGGTACCGCAATCCCGTCATTTACGAGGGTGATGTGGTCATTGCCATTTCACAGTCGGGCGAAACCGCCGATACACTGGCCGCCATCGAACTGGCCAAAAGCAAAGGCGCAATCATTTTCGGCGTGTGCAACGTGGTGGGTTCGTCGATTCCACGCGTCACGCACGAAGGGGCCTACACCCACGCCGGACCAGAAATCGGAGTTGCCAGTACAAAGGCGTTCACGGCACAGGTAACCGTTCTGTCGATGATGGCGGTGATGATCGCCTACCGTAAAGGAACCATCAAAGAAACGCGTTTCCGCGAAATGCTGGTGGAATTTGAGCAGCTTCCCGATAAGATCGAGAAGGCCTTGCAGCTTGATCAGCAGATCCAGTACATCGCCGAGCAGATCAAAGACGCCGATAACGCGCTGTTCCTGGGGCGGGGCTACAACTTCCCGGTGGCGCTGGAAGGCGCGCTTAAACTGAAGGAAATTTCTTACATCCACGCCGAAGGGTACCCGGCGGCCGAAATGAAGCATGGCCCCATCGCGCTAATCGACGAAGCGATGCCGGTGGTGTTTATCGCTACCCAGGACAGCTCTTACGAAAAGATCATCTCTAACATTCGGGAGGTCAAGGCACGGCATGGAAAAGTGATCGCCGTGGTGACGGAAGGCGATGCTGAAATTCGCCACATGGCCGACCACGTGTTGGAAGTCCCCGCGGCTCACGAAGCGCTGATGCCGATCATTGCCGTCATCCCGCTGCAGCTTCTGTCGTACCACATCGCCGTGATGCGCGGCTGCAACGTAGACCAACCCCGCAACCTAGCCAAGTCGGTTACGGTTGAGTAG
- a CDS encoding inositol monophosphatase family protein: protein MQVDLAKLCPQVVELSRKAGAFIRKERQRFNTDAVELKGKNDLVSYVDKESEILLVKGLREILPEAGFITEEGTTGENPESYEQLEGYHWIIDPVDGTTNFVHSLPPYSVSIGLTWGRTPVLGVVYEVTADECFYAWKDGGAYCNGEPIRVAPVTDLAQSLIITGFPYRVFSDLGRLLDIIKHFTLHTHGVRRLGSAAADLAYVAAGRGEGFFEYNLKPWDVAGGVVLVQEAGGFISDFNGGDDYVFGRELVAAGPIHPQMQKVIAEYWNQTPTQP, encoded by the coding sequence ATGCAAGTAGACCTCGCGAAGTTGTGTCCTCAGGTAGTTGAGTTGAGCCGGAAAGCCGGTGCCTTCATTCGTAAGGAGCGGCAACGTTTCAATACGGATGCGGTAGAACTGAAAGGAAAAAACGACCTGGTTTCGTACGTAGATAAAGAAAGCGAAATTCTGTTGGTCAAGGGCTTGCGTGAGATCTTGCCGGAGGCAGGCTTTATTACCGAAGAAGGAACGACCGGCGAGAACCCGGAATCGTACGAGCAGCTGGAGGGGTATCATTGGATCATAGACCCGGTCGATGGCACCACCAACTTTGTGCACAGCCTTCCCCCCTATTCCGTGAGCATCGGGTTGACGTGGGGACGCACGCCCGTACTGGGAGTGGTGTACGAAGTAACGGCCGATGAGTGCTTCTATGCCTGGAAAGATGGCGGCGCTTACTGCAATGGCGAACCGATTCGTGTGGCGCCTGTCACCGACCTGGCGCAAAGCCTGATCATTACGGGCTTTCCTTATCGCGTTTTTTCTGACCTAGGTCGCCTGCTGGACATCATCAAGCACTTCACGCTGCATACGCACGGCGTTCGGCGATTGGGTTCCGCGGCGGCCGATTTGGCCTACGTGGCAGCCGGGCGGGGCGAAGGCTTTTTCGAGTACAACCTAAAACCGTGGGACGTAGCCGGAGGCGTTGTGTTGGTGCAGGAAGCCGGAGGGTTTATCTCGGACTTCAACGGTGGGGACGACTACGTGTTTGGCCGAGAGCTGGTCGCGGCCGGGCCGATTCATCCACAAATGCAAAAGGTAATTGCCGAGTACTGGAATCAGACCCCTACTCAACCGTAA
- the rsmI gene encoding 16S rRNA (cytidine(1402)-2'-O)-methyltransferase — protein MQEDTRTHLYLVPTPIGNLEDITLRAIRILKEVDGILAEDTRTTGHLLRHLDISQSVRSFHIHNEHRTVAAIVERLKAGEVLALVSDAGTPGISDPGFLLVRACLEAGLQVECLPGPTALIPALVKSGLPTDRFAFEGFLPHKKGRSTRLKALAEESRTLVFYESPHRVLRTLQELADVLGAERLAAVSRELTKVYEETRRGTLQELHTWFTQHPPKGEFVLVVQGKF, from the coding sequence ATGCAGGAAGACACGCGCACGCACCTCTATCTGGTTCCTACGCCCATCGGGAATCTGGAAGACATTACCCTGCGTGCCATTCGGATTCTGAAAGAAGTCGATGGTATTTTGGCGGAAGATACCCGCACCACGGGCCATCTGCTGCGCCATCTGGACATCTCGCAATCGGTGCGCAGTTTTCATATCCACAACGAACATCGGACAGTAGCCGCGATTGTGGAACGCCTGAAGGCGGGCGAAGTGCTGGCTCTGGTCTCTGACGCCGGCACGCCCGGCATCTCTGATCCTGGATTTTTGCTGGTGCGGGCCTGTCTGGAAGCAGGCCTGCAAGTCGAGTGCCTGCCGGGGCCCACGGCGCTGATTCCGGCGCTGGTAAAATCGGGCCTGCCCACCGATCGTTTTGCGTTCGAAGGCTTCCTTCCTCACAAAAAAGGCCGAAGTACCCGGCTGAAAGCGTTAGCCGAAGAATCGCGCACGTTGGTATTCTACGAATCCCCGCACCGCGTTTTGCGTACGTTGCAGGAGCTGGCCGACGTGTTGGGCGCAGAGCGACTGGCCGCAGTTTCGCGTGAGCTGACCAAGGTTTACGAAGAAACGCGGCGCGGCACCCTACAGGAACTGCATACGTGGTTCACCCAACATCCGCCGAAAGGCGAATTTGTGCTGGTAGTACAGGGAAAGTTCTGA
- a CDS encoding nucleoside-diphosphate kinase — translation MTTNRTFTMIKPDAYADGHSGSIIQMIEAAGFKVKAARLLKLSAEQAGDFYSVHKERPFYQDLCNYMSSGPIFAMILEKDNAVADFRKLIGATDPAKADEGTIRKKFAKSIEANAVHGSDSDENAALEGKFFFSETEIV, via the coding sequence ATGACCACAAATAGAACTTTCACGATGATCAAGCCCGACGCCTATGCCGACGGCCACAGTGGTTCGATCATCCAAATGATTGAAGCGGCAGGATTCAAAGTTAAAGCGGCGCGTCTGCTGAAACTGAGCGCCGAACAGGCGGGAGATTTCTACAGCGTCCACAAAGAGCGCCCGTTCTATCAGGACTTGTGCAATTACATGTCGTCCGGTCCGATCTTCGCCATGATTCTGGAGAAAGACAATGCTGTCGCCGATTTCCGGAAATTGATTGGAGCAACCGACCCTGCCAAAGCCGACGAAGGCACCATCCGCAAGAAATTTGCGAAATCGATCGAAGCGAACGCCGTGCACGGTTCCGACTCCGACGAGAACGCTGCCCTCGAAGGAAAATTCTTCTTCTCCGAAACAGAGATCGTCTAA
- a CDS encoding lysylphosphatidylglycerol synthase transmembrane domain-containing protein, producing MDQNQKQLLERLSPTRILLPMLIGIGVTIYLFVSKYTWNDLSFLLRANGGWILASLVVLVIRDTGYIYRIRHLTGKDLSWNSSFYSIMLWEFASAVTPSAVGGTAVAVFILMKEGLTFGRSLAYVMLTAVLDNAFFIFASGLALVFLPTQIFPDISEFSFQIGRSFQYFFLISLSLIALYTFVMAFALFVRPRGFKWFLLRLTAWRPLRRWRQAAYIQGNEILIASKELKGKDVGYWTKAIGSTLFVWSARYLMLNCLIAAFTPVTGPEHVLIFFRQVVMWVIMLISVTPGAAGLAEIAFDAFFKQFLGNFSTAVALFWRMFTYYPYLLIGALLLPRWVRRVFFKGTKKPSSGKEG from the coding sequence ATGGATCAGAATCAGAAGCAACTTCTGGAACGACTCAGTCCCACGCGTATTTTGTTACCGATGTTAATCGGCATCGGCGTGACGATCTACCTTTTTGTCTCCAAATATACCTGGAACGACCTCAGCTTTTTGCTGCGCGCCAACGGAGGCTGGATCTTGGCGTCGTTGGTGGTGCTGGTGATCCGCGACACGGGTTACATCTACCGGATTCGGCACTTGACCGGCAAAGACCTTTCGTGGAACAGCAGTTTTTACAGCATCATGCTGTGGGAGTTTGCCTCGGCAGTTACGCCTTCGGCCGTGGGGGGAACAGCCGTAGCGGTATTTATTCTGATGAAAGAGGGGCTGACGTTCGGGCGTTCGCTGGCCTATGTGATGCTGACGGCCGTGCTCGACAATGCCTTCTTCATTTTTGCTTCTGGACTGGCCCTGGTCTTTCTCCCCACGCAGATCTTCCCCGACATCTCCGAGTTCAGCTTCCAGATCGGGCGTAGCTTTCAGTATTTCTTTCTGATTAGCCTGAGTCTGATTGCTCTTTACACCTTCGTGATGGCCTTTGCGCTGTTTGTGCGGCCGCGCGGCTTCAAGTGGTTTTTGTTGCGCCTTACGGCCTGGCGTCCGTTGCGTCGGTGGCGGCAGGCGGCTTACATCCAGGGAAATGAAATCCTGATTGCCTCGAAGGAACTGAAGGGCAAAGACGTCGGCTACTGGACGAAAGCCATCGGCTCGACGTTGTTCGTCTGGTCGGCGCGGTACCTGATGCTCAACTGTCTTATTGCGGCGTTCACGCCCGTAACTGGTCCCGAGCACGTACTGATTTTCTTCCGTCAGGTCGTGATGTGGGTCATCATGCTGATTTCGGTGACTCCGGGGGCGGCTGGCCTTGCCGAAATCGCCTTCGATGCGTTTTTCAAACAGTTTCTGGGCAACTTCAGCACGGCTGTGGCACTGTTCTGGCGAATGTTCACGTACTATCCTTACCTATTGATTGGTGCTTTGCTCCTGCCCCGCTGGGTGCGGCGCGTCTTCTTCAAAGGCACAAAAAAGCCCTCTTCGGGGAAAGAGGGCTAA
- a CDS encoding segregation and condensation protein A, which yields MNFEVKLPIFEGPFDLLLFFIERDELDIYDIPIAHLTNEFLEYLRKLEAFNLEVASEFILVAATLMRIKAKLLLPRKETNEMGEEVDPREELTRRLLEYRKYKSVMAEFSEREAQQALRETRGNASDEIERALQAIDAEAEWQHLNLYQLMRVYHRTMRRYDESQQQNVHVVKQYEYTIEGQKTKIMDKIGRQPVLTFTQLLEEYKSRLATVFNFLAILELLQTGHVMIQLEAGYNNFLILKAA from the coding sequence TTGAATTTCGAGGTAAAGTTACCAATTTTTGAGGGCCCCTTCGACCTGCTCCTTTTTTTTATCGAGCGGGACGAGTTGGACATTTACGACATTCCCATCGCCCACCTCACCAACGAGTTTCTGGAGTACCTGCGCAAGTTGGAGGCGTTCAACCTGGAGGTCGCCAGCGAGTTTATTTTGGTGGCGGCCACGCTGATGCGCATCAAGGCCAAGTTGCTGCTACCCCGTAAGGAAACCAACGAAATGGGCGAAGAGGTAGATCCCCGCGAAGAACTTACCCGACGCCTGCTCGAGTACCGTAAATATAAGTCGGTAATGGCGGAGTTTTCGGAGCGAGAAGCGCAGCAAGCCTTACGTGAGACGCGTGGCAACGCATCCGACGAAATTGAGCGGGCACTGCAAGCCATTGATGCTGAGGCCGAATGGCAACATTTAAATTTGTATCAACTGATGCGGGTCTATCACCGCACCATGCGGCGCTACGACGAAAGCCAGCAGCAGAATGTCCATGTGGTAAAACAATACGAGTATACCATTGAGGGACAAAAAACTAAGATTATGGATAAAATCGGACGGCAACCGGTCCTGACGTTTACGCAGCTTCTGGAAGAGTACAAGTCGCGACTGGCCACGGTCTTTAATTTTCTGGCCATCCTGGAGCTGTTGCAGACCGGCCACGTGATGATTCAACTCGAAGCGGGCTACAACAACTTTTTAATTTTGAAAGCGGCCTGA
- the dxs gene encoding 1-deoxy-D-xylulose-5-phosphate synthase, which translates to MLIKPGPLLAQINSPADLRQLDKTQLLQVCHELRQFIIDNVSVYGGHFGASLGVTELTVALHYAFNTPNDQLVWDVGHQAYGHKILTGRRERFHTNRYYGGISGFPKRKESEYDAFGVGHSSTSISAAVGMAVASDYLGMNDRQHIAVIGDGALTGGMAFEAMNHAGGLSNANLLIVLNDNCMSIDPNVGALKEYLTDITTSQTYNKVRDDVWTLLGKFSKFGRSAREIASKVETSLKSLLLKQSNLFEALNLRYFGPVDGHDIDHLVNVLNDLKKIPGPKILHCVTVKGKGYSLAEKDQTKWHAPGKFDKITGEIHKKVYDTPQPPKYQDVFGHTLLELARQNEKIMGITPAMPSGCSMNIMMRELPDRTFDVGIAEQHAVTFSAGLATQGLIPFCNIYSTFMQRAYDQVIHDVCIQNLPVNFFLDRAGFAGADGPTHHGAYDLAYMRCIPNMIIAAPMNEAELRNLMFTAQLPRQEGAFCIRYPRGQGVMPNWRTPMEEVIVGKGRLVKEGEEVAILTIGHIGNYAVEACAQLAEEELHPAHYDLRFVKPLDEDLLHEVFRKFSKIVTVEDGCLMGGFGSAILEFMAEHGYQASVRRLGIPDRIVEHGEQLELHRECGFDPEGISNAVRVLCEVEGISAQG; encoded by the coding sequence ATGCTGATAAAGCCCGGCCCCCTATTGGCGCAAATCAATTCCCCTGCCGATCTGCGCCAACTTGATAAAACACAGTTGTTGCAAGTCTGTCATGAGCTTCGGCAGTTCATCATCGATAACGTGTCGGTCTACGGAGGGCATTTTGGTGCCAGTCTGGGCGTGACGGAACTCACGGTCGCTCTTCATTACGCCTTCAATACGCCGAACGATCAACTGGTTTGGGACGTGGGGCATCAGGCGTATGGGCACAAAATACTCACCGGACGGCGGGAACGCTTTCATACCAACCGGTACTACGGCGGCATTTCGGGCTTTCCGAAACGCAAGGAAAGCGAATACGATGCCTTTGGGGTAGGCCATTCATCTACGTCCATTTCGGCAGCGGTGGGCATGGCGGTGGCATCTGATTACCTGGGGATGAACGACCGGCAGCACATTGCCGTGATCGGCGACGGAGCCCTGACGGGCGGCATGGCCTTCGAAGCGATGAACCACGCCGGTGGCCTTTCGAACGCCAACCTGTTGATTGTGCTGAACGACAACTGCATGTCGATCGATCCCAATGTAGGGGCCTTGAAGGAGTATCTGACCGACATCACCACATCGCAGACGTATAACAAAGTACGTGACGATGTATGGACCCTCCTGGGTAAGTTCAGCAAATTTGGCCGCAGTGCCCGCGAAATCGCGTCGAAGGTAGAGACAAGTCTTAAGTCGCTTCTCCTGAAGCAGAGTAATTTATTTGAAGCGCTTAACCTTCGTTATTTCGGGCCGGTTGATGGTCACGACATCGATCATTTAGTCAACGTTCTGAACGATCTGAAAAAAATTCCCGGTCCCAAGATTCTGCACTGCGTTACCGTAAAGGGAAAAGGCTACTCTTTGGCTGAGAAGGATCAAACCAAATGGCACGCTCCCGGCAAGTTCGATAAGATCACTGGCGAAATCCATAAGAAAGTATACGACACTCCGCAACCTCCTAAGTACCAGGATGTTTTCGGACATACGTTGCTGGAACTGGCCCGCCAGAACGAGAAAATTATGGGCATTACGCCAGCCATGCCTTCGGGCTGTTCCATGAACATTATGATGCGCGAACTGCCCGACCGCACGTTCGATGTCGGCATCGCCGAGCAACATGCCGTAACGTTCTCAGCGGGATTGGCTACTCAGGGGCTCATTCCGTTTTGTAACATTTATTCCACGTTTATGCAACGCGCATACGATCAGGTAATTCATGACGTATGCATCCAAAATCTTCCGGTCAACTTTTTCCTGGATCGTGCAGGGTTTGCCGGGGCTGATGGACCGACTCATCATGGTGCTTACGACCTGGCTTACATGCGCTGCATTCCCAATATGATTATAGCGGCACCGATGAATGAGGCCGAGTTGCGCAATTTGATGTTTACGGCGCAGCTTCCTCGCCAGGAAGGCGCTTTCTGCATTCGCTATCCTCGCGGCCAGGGCGTGATGCCGAACTGGCGTACCCCCATGGAAGAAGTCATAGTCGGAAAGGGTCGATTGGTGAAAGAAGGCGAAGAAGTAGCGATCCTGACCATCGGGCACATCGGTAACTACGCCGTAGAAGCTTGCGCGCAATTGGCAGAAGAGGAGCTCCATCCTGCGCATTACGACCTGCGTTTCGTGAAGCCGCTGGATGAAGATCTGCTGCACGAAGTTTTCCGTAAATTCAGCAAGATCGTCACTGTAGAGGACGGTTGCCTGATGGGCGGCTTCGGTAGTGCCATCCTAGAATTTATGGCAGAGCATGGCTACCAAGCCTCGGTCCGCCGGTTGGGCATTCCTGATCGTATCGTAGAGCACGGAGAGCAACTGGAGTTACATCGTGAGTGCGGTTTTGACCCGGAAGGGATCAGCAATGCGGTTCGGGTTCTGTGTGAAGTGGAAGGCATCTCGGCTCAGGGCTGA
- a CDS encoding RNA polymerase sigma factor: MRSVDLSDAKLVSLYRNGDEAAFEELVRRHKAKIFTTIYLIVKDHYVAEDLLQETFIKVVDTIQGGRYNEEGKFLPWVVRVAHNLAIDHFRKSKRYPTIVLEDGSNVFNTIDFAEDSFESLQIKKETHAHLRKLIQTLPEPQKEVLIMRHYAKMSFQEIADATGVSINTALGRMRYALINLRKKMRKSNAAYDPNFYPR, from the coding sequence ATGAGAAGTGTTGATCTGAGCGATGCTAAGCTCGTATCACTTTACCGGAACGGTGATGAAGCAGCATTTGAAGAACTAGTACGTAGGCACAAAGCCAAGATCTTTACTACCATCTATTTGATCGTCAAAGATCATTACGTGGCAGAAGATCTCCTTCAGGAAACCTTTATTAAGGTAGTAGATACGATCCAGGGCGGTCGCTACAACGAAGAAGGAAAGTTTCTGCCGTGGGTAGTACGGGTAGCGCACAACCTTGCGATCGATCATTTTCGCAAGTCGAAGCGATATCCGACCATCGTGTTGGAAGACGGTAGTAACGTGTTCAACACCATTGACTTCGCCGAAGACTCTTTCGAATCGCTGCAAATAAAGAAGGAAACACACGCCCATCTGCGCAAGTTAATTCAGACGCTCCCTGAGCCGCAAAAAGAAGTGCTGATCATGCGGCATTATGCGAAGATGAGTTTCCAGGAAATTGCCGACGCCACCGGGGTTAGCATCAACACCGCTCTCGGGCGGATGAGATACGCGCTCATTAACCTCAGGAAAAAAATGCGTAAGAGCAATGCAGCCTATGACCCAAACTTTTACCCACGATGA
- a CDS encoding anti-sigma factor family protein, protein MTQTFTHDDILRYLYGETNAQESQLIESALASDEALYQFYRQNKELIGQLHNITLEPPQRVVDNIMKYARRRTYHPVD, encoded by the coding sequence ATGACCCAAACTTTTACCCACGATGACATTCTCCGTTATTTGTATGGAGAAACCAACGCTCAAGAAAGCCAGCTGATCGAATCGGCGCTGGCCAGCGATGAAGCCTTGTATCAGTTCTATCGACAAAACAAGGAACTGATCGGCCAGCTCCACAACATCACCTTAGAACCGCCACAGCGGGTGGTCGATAACATCATGAAGTACGCACGACGCCGTACGTATCACCCCGTCGATTAG
- the nth gene encoding endonuclease III, protein MRRTERYRLFIDYFSEHQPVAETELTYENPYQLLVAVILSAQCTDKRVNLTTPALFDRFPTPYDLANSHFEELQPFLRSISYPNNKTRHLLGMAKMLTEEFGGEVPEDAALLQKLPGVGRKTANVIASVIYNQPKMAVDTHVFRVSKRLGLVDQKLKTPLEVEKQLMRHIPETYVAVAHHWLILHGRYTCLARRPKCEVCPLTHFCRYYEKHGAGGII, encoded by the coding sequence ATGCGTCGTACAGAGCGGTATCGCCTATTTATTGATTATTTTTCGGAACATCAGCCCGTTGCCGAGACTGAGCTGACGTACGAGAATCCGTATCAGCTTTTGGTCGCGGTGATTCTCAGTGCGCAGTGCACAGACAAACGGGTTAACCTGACCACCCCTGCGCTTTTCGATCGCTTTCCGACACCTTACGATCTCGCCAACAGTCACTTCGAAGAGCTACAACCCTTTCTGCGCAGTATTTCTTATCCCAATAACAAGACGCGTCATTTGCTCGGCATGGCCAAGATGCTGACAGAAGAATTTGGAGGAGAAGTACCTGAAGATGCTGCCCTGCTGCAAAAGCTACCGGGCGTAGGGCGAAAAACGGCCAATGTTATTGCTTCCGTTATCTATAACCAACCCAAAATGGCGGTCGATACGCACGTGTTTCGTGTCTCGAAGCGCCTTGGTTTAGTAGATCAAAAGCTGAAAACTCCGCTGGAAGTGGAGAAACAGTTGATGCGTCACATTCCGGAAACGTACGTAGCAGTTGCTCACCACTGGCTCATTCTGCACGGACGTTATACTTGCCTGGCACGTCGTCCGAAGTGTGAAGTGTGTCCCCTTACGCATTTCTGCCGCTATTACGAAAAACACGGCGCCGGGGGAATCATATGA